Proteins encoded together in one Lathamus discolor isolate bLatDis1 chromosome 3, bLatDis1.hap1, whole genome shotgun sequence window:
- the C3H3orf33 gene encoding protein C3orf33 homolog: MAERRSGAAEALARLSEWADAHLGLLRSLSTGMAVAGVLVLARSVRMTAKFSRALDIPVEFVEKNVKLRGKLHRITEKGLEVEHIPISIPFITAIQRKWQSEGLLLVRLAGVELAPSGMAWLQQELKPQQMIWFQLLGREDLALECLVLVNKGRFLSMCLNEEILRQGLGRAAHIKGLHHDSRLYWKLHKRLLRAELKALKKNKGIWQEESYSERIRDRINNNKFVQTLKQFVSWLRRSV; this comes from the exons ATGGCGGAGCGGAGGAGCGGCGCGGCGGAGGCCTTAGCCCGCTTGTCCGAGTGGGCAGACGCGCACCTCGGCCTGCTGAGG AGCCTGAGCACCGGGATGGCGGTGGCCggggtgctggtgctggcccGGAGCGTGCGTATG ACAGCAAAGTTTTCAAGGGCTTTGGATATACCTGTGGAGTTTGTAGAAAAGAATGTGAAATTGCGGGGGAAATTACATCGCATAACGGAGAAAGGCCTGGAAGTCGAACACATTCCCATTAGCATTCCTTTTATTACAGCAATACAGAGAAAAT GGCAATCAGAAGGTCTTCTACTGGTAAGACTCGCTGGAGTGGAGTTGGCACCAAGTGGCATGGCCTGGTTACAGCAAGAGTTAAAACCCCAGCAGATGATATGGTTCCAACTTCTGGGAAGGGAGGACTTGGCACTAGAGTGCCTAGTTTTAGTAAATAAG GGTCGATTTCTCAGCATGTGTTTAAATGAAGAGATCTTGAGACAGGGGCTTGGCAGAGCGGCACATATTAAAGGACTGCATCACGATTCCCGCCTATACTGGAAACTTCACAAAAGACTCCTTCGAGCAGAGTTAAAGgccttgaagaaaaataaaggaatatgGCAAGAAGAAAGTTACTCTGAAAGAATTAGAGATcgtataaataacaataaatttgtACAAACATTGAAACAATTTGTGAGCTGGTTAAGACGctctgtttaa